A genome region from Arachis duranensis cultivar V14167 chromosome 6, aradu.V14167.gnm2.J7QH, whole genome shotgun sequence includes the following:
- the LOC107494339 gene encoding protein NETWORKED 1D-like isoform X1 has protein sequence MENNDHESWSSAHIYKSQWLQTTISDLDEKLEAMMTILEGGSNSPNHEHRDYKWREDFMCMLEEFGQSYRALAIAHNQLKCKISDGTYKTSENDVFHSRSLLSSGISKSPLKGSDINFDCPNTNSVSNKQEGEYHEFLSADSCSMKLKPELEGRDTETEEGMTDLSINRNDSMKIGDSEINLEDPSMVEFKCDNKWSAMEFQIAKLTKDNVNQFIELARRNDEKRETIRRLHLEVEDLKRKNRVLLFSSRYSNANLERHEAWISNPGGSNIGKLFRGCSP, from the exons ATGGAAAATAATGATCATGAATCTTGGAGTTCTGCACATATCTACAAGTCTCAATGGCTTCAAACAACCATATCAg ATTTGGATGAGAAATTGGAAGCCATGATGACCATTTTAGAGGGTGGCAGCAACTCTCCAAACCACGAACACAGAGATTATAAATGGAGAGAAGACTTCATGTGCATGCTTGAAGAATTTGGCCAGTCTTACCGCGCTTTAGCAATAGCACATAACCAACTCAAGTGCAAAATATCTGATGGTACCTATAAAACCTCTGAAAATGATGTCTTTCATTCAAGATCTTTATTATCTTCTGGTATATCAAAATCTCCCCTAAAGGGTTCTGATATCAATTTTGATTGTCCCAATACAAATTCTGTATCAAATAAGCAAGAAGGTGAATACCATGAGTTTTTATCAGCTGACTCATGCAGCATGAAACTTAAACCAGAGCTTGAAGGTAGAGACACTGAAACAGAAGAAGGAATGACTGATCTCTCTATCAATAGAAATGATTCTATGAAGATTGGTGATTCGGAAATAAACCTCGAAGATCCATCAATGGTGGAATTTAAATGCGACAATAAGTGGTCGGCAATGGAGTTTCAAATTGCGAAGCTTACAAAAGATAATGTGAACCAATTTATAGAGTTGGCCAGAAGAAATGACGAAAAGAGAGAAACCATAAGAAGGCTTCACTTGGAGGTGGAAGATTTGAAGCGTAAGAACAGGGTCCTGCTGTTTTCTTCAAGGTACTCCAATGCTAATTTAGAACGCCATGAAGCGTGGATATCAAACCCAGGAGGAAGTAACATAGGCAAACTCTTCAGAGGTTGCTCTCCATGA
- the LOC107494331 gene encoding uncharacterized protein LOC107494331, producing MTSLRASTERGEEPPSAEEIDNLRRSKRKLRSEDGQENAFQAQRVMEAASPNEKKKIPEEPQPKRSYVSMVKGPDFIYESDSEDEEENMEEEEDSEVESEFEYSDREEEVPGSEEWKARRELPKRKIVWDEEGCPNLILNRAEQHRLNKMWEHTLIIKFLGRRTGYGVLKKRLESMWIKEGMLTLIDVGNEFFLVRFTELEDYNWALKGGPWLIFDHYLAVQRWRPDFNPSMEQLTKIAAWIRIPDLPIEYYDKYVMRTIGNVIGKTLKTNNIFYLT from the coding sequence ATGACGTCCTTGAGAGCGAGTACTGAGAGAGGTGAGGAACCACCGTCAGCGGAAGAAATAGATAACCTGCGGAGAAGTAAAAGGAAACTGCGCAGTGAAGATGGACAAGAAAACGCGTTCCAAGCACAGAGAGTCATGGAAGCCGCATCCCCAAACGAGAAAAAAAAGATTCCAGAGGAACCCCAACCGAAGCGGTCATATGTTAGCATGGTGAAAGGCCCAGACTTTATCTACGAATCTGAttcagaagatgaagaagagaacatggaggaagaggaggacTCGGAGGTAGAATCTGAGTTCGAATATTCTGACAGAGAAGAGGAGGTCCCGGGAAGCGAAGAGTGGAAGGCGAGGCGCGAACTACCAAAGCGGAAAATTGTATGGGACGAAGAGGGGTGCCCTAACCTGATTCTCAACAGAGCAGAGCAACATAGACTGAACAAAATGTGGGAGCATACCCTAATTATAAAGTTTCTGGGAAGGAGAACAGGGTATGGTGTTTTGAAGAAAAGATTGGAGAGCATGTGGATTAAGGAGGGGATGCTGACACTCATTGATGTTGGTAATGAGTTTTTCCTGGTTCGGTTCACAGAGCTAGAAGACTACAACTGGGCACTGAAAGGAGGGCCATGGCTAATATTCGATCACTACCTAGCAGTCCAAAGATGGaggccggatttcaacccaaGCATGGAACAACTTACCAAAATAGCTGCATGGATTAGGATCCCGGATCTTCCGATTGAATACTACGATAAATATGTGATGAGAACCATTGGTAATGTGATTGGTAAGACGCTAAaaacaaataacattttttatctCACATAG
- the LOC107494364 gene encoding probable polyribonucleotide nucleotidyltransferase 1, chloroplastic isoform X2, producing the protein MLACPSTNTFHGGATLHHHHHHRRSQPPCWFLPFRPHFGFAKEGKCRSRSLSLLFSGNNNRNGFAVRASTEPSDDKNSDGATHIAPQPYSVKIPVGDRHIVYTSICLDDAASEPSDFFPLSVNYQERFSAAGRTSGGFFKREGKAKDHEVLTCRLIDRPLRPTMPKGFYHETQILSWVLSYDGLHSPDSLAVTAAGIAVALSEVPVSEVVAGVRVGLVGDKYIVNPTTEEMEKSELDLVLAGTDSAILMIEGYSNLLPEEKLLKAVEVGQDAVRAICKEVEALVKKCGKPKMFDAIKLPPPELYKYVEEIAGDELLKVLQIRNKIPRRKAISALEDKVLKILTENGFVSNDPTLRSNAETIAEILEEEDEDEEVIVDGEVDEGDVHIKPTSPRPTQLFAEVDVKLVFKEVSSKFLRKRIVEGGRRSDGRTPNGIRPINARCGLLPRAHGSALFTRGETQSVAVVTLGDKQMAQRIDNLIDVEEYKRFYLQYSFPPSSVGEVGRIGAPSRREIGHGMLAERSLEPILPPEDDFPYTIRVESTITESNGSSSMASVCGGCLALQDAGVPIKCSIAGIAMGLVLDTKEFGGDGTPLILSDITGSEDASGDMDFKVAGNEDGITAFQMDIKVGGITLPIMREALLQAREGRKHILGEMMKCSPPPAKILSKHAPLIHIMKVQPERINLIIGSGGKKVRSLIEESGVEAIDTEDDGTVKITAKDLSSLERSKAMISSLTMVPTIGDIYRNCEIKSIVPYGAFVEIAPGREGLCHVSELSSGWLAKPEDAFQVGDRIDVKLIEINDKGHLRLSHRAMLPATESENSNSQPTSELPIDTAELQKSTDKGSSKKVNSLAKDGLAEGKSKQPRDKIGKVRVSSKRSSEDDSVIPSKKFIRKLVSPSEDKPSMNKDDVKRSNNEAFGSVSGKDENSLVSGEA; encoded by the exons ATGTTAGCATGCCCTAGCACTAACACCTTCCATGGTGGAGCCAcgctccaccaccaccaccaccaccgccgTTCTCAGCCTCCTTGCTGGTTCCTCCCTTTCCGACCTCACTTTGGCTTTGCTAAGGAAGGAAAATGCCGCTCCCGCTCTCTCTCCCTCCTGTTCTCCGGCAACAACAACCGTAACGGCTTTGCTGTCAGAGCTTCCACGGAACCGTCGGACGATAAGAACAGCGATGGCGCCACACACATTGCGCCGCAACCGTACTCCGTGAAGATTCCTGTTGGCGATAGACAT ATTGTGTATACTTCTATATGTTTGGATGATGCTGCTAGTGAGCCATCtgatttttttcctctttctgTGAATTATCAAGAGCGTTTTTCAGCAGCTGGTCGCACTAG TGGAGGGTTTTTCAAGCGAGAAGGAAAGGCAAAAGATCATGAG GTTCTTACTTGTAGATTGATAGATAGGCCTCTTCGTCCTACAATGCCTAAGGGCTTCTACCATGAAACTCAAATACTGTCTTGG GTTTTAAGCTATGACGGATTGCATTCCCCTGATTCCTTGGCGGTCACTGCTGCTGGTATAGCAGT TGCACTTTCAGAAGTTCCAGTATCAGAAGTAGTTGCTGGAGTTCGAGTTGGCCTTGTTGGTGATAAGTATATAGTAAATCCTACAACCGAGGAGATGGAAAAGTCTGAGTTGGACCTTGTGCTGGCTGGAACAGATAGTGCAATATTGATGATTGAG GGCTATAGCAATTTGCTTCCAGAAGAGAAGTTACTTAAAGCTGTAGAAGTTGGTCAG GATGCAGTGCGAGCAATCTGTAAGGAAGTAGAAGCTTTGGTTAAGAAGTGTGGGAAACCAAAGATGTTTGACGCAATCAAGCTACCTCCTCCTGAGCTTTATAAATATGTTGAA GAAATTGCTGGTGATGAGTTGCTAAAAGTTCTTcaaattagaaacaaaatacCAAGAAGGAAAGCCATTTCAGCATTAGAAGACAAGGTTCTGAAGATACTTACAGAAAATGGGTTTGTCAGTAATGACCCAACATTAAGGAGTAATGCTGAAACTATCGCGGAGATTCTtgaggaggaggatgaagatgAGGAAGTGATTGTTGATGGTGAAGTTGATGAAGGTGATGTTCATATAAAGCCAACTTCACCCAGACCAACTCAATTG TTTGCTGAGGTAGATGTAAAGTTGGTATTTAAAGAAGTTTCATCCAAGTTTTTGAGGAAGCGCATTGTAGAG GGGGGAAGACGGAGTGATGGGCGAACACCAAATGGAATACGTCCAATCAATGCAAGATGTGGGCTACTACCTAGAGCACATGGAAGTGCTCTTTTTACAAGAGGCGAAACACAG TCAGTCGCTGTTGTTACTCTTGGAGATAAGCAAATGGCGCAAAGAATAGACAATCTTATAGATGTTGAAGAATACAAGAGGTTCTATCTTCAG TATTCATTTCCTCCTTCAAGTGTTGGGGAAGTTGGCCGAATTGGTGCAccaagtagaagagaaattggACACGGGATGCTTGCAGAGAGATCACTTGAACCAATTTTGCCTCCAGAGGATGATTTCCCTTACACTATACGTGTTGAGAGTACTATCACAGAAAGCAATGGCTCATCAAG CATGGCTTCTGTCTGTGGGGGTTGCTTAGCATTGCAAGATGCTGGGGTTCCTATTAAGTGCTCTATTGCTGGCATTGCCATGGGTTTGGTACTGGACACCAAGGAATTTGGTGGTGATGGAACTCCACTGATTCTGTCCGACATAACTGGATCTGAAGATGCTTCCGGAGATATGGATTTCAAG GTTGCTGGAAACGAAGATGGTATAACTGCATTTCAGATGGACATTAAG GTAGGAGGAATTACTTTGCCCATCATGAGAGAGGCACTCCTACAGGCTAGAGAGGGCAGGAAGCATATACTTG GGGAAATGATGAAATGCTCACCCCCTCCAGCAAAAATTCTTTCCAAGCACGCACCATTAATTCACATAATGAAG GTCCAACCTGAGAGAATAAATCTAATAATTGGTTCTGGTGGAAAAAAAGTGAGGAGCCTTATTGAAGAATCTGGAGTAGAGGCTATTGATACAGAAGATGATGGCACT GTGAAAATAACTGCAAAAGATTTGTCTAGTTTGGAGAGGTCTAAAGCGATGATTAGTAGTTTGACAATGGTTCCAACTATTGGTGATATATATAG GAACTGCGAAATTAAGTCCATAGTTCCATATGGAGCTTTTGTAGAGATAGCACCTGGACGAGAG GGACTGTGCCATGTTAGCGAACTTAGTTCAGGTTGGCTAGCCAAGCCAGAAGAT GCTTTCCAAGTGGGAGACCGCATTGATGTAAAGCTTATAGAG ATAAATGATAAGGGACATCTGCGACTTAGCCACCGAGCAATGCTTCCTGCTACAGAATCAGAAAATTCAAATAGTCAGCCTACTAGTGAACTCCCCATAGAtactgcagaattacaaaaatcAACTGACAAGGGTTCGTCAAAAAAAGTTAATAGCCTGGCAAAAGATGGTTTAGCCGAAGGGAAGAGTAAGCAGCCTAGGGATAAGATTGGCAAAGTCAGAGTCTCATCTAAAAGGAGTTCAGAGGACGATTCTGTAATTCCCTCAAAAAAGTTTATCAGGAAATTGGTTAGCCCTTCCGAGGATAAGCCTTCCATGAACAAAGACGATGTAAAGAGGAGTAACAATGAAGCATTTGGTAGTGTCTctggcaaagatgaaaatagtTTGGTTAGTGGAGAGGCATGA
- the LOC107494339 gene encoding protein NETWORKED 3A-like isoform X2, which translates to MENNDHESWSSAHIYKSQWLQTTISDLDEKLEAMMTILEGGSNSPNHEHRDYKWREDFMCMLEEFGQSYRALAIAHNQLKCKISDELEGRDTETEEGMTDLSINRNDSMKIGDSEINLEDPSMVEFKCDNKWSAMEFQIAKLTKDNVNQFIELARRNDEKRETIRRLHLEVEDLKRKNRVLLFSSRYSNANLERHEAWISNPGGSNIGKLFRGCSP; encoded by the exons ATGGAAAATAATGATCATGAATCTTGGAGTTCTGCACATATCTACAAGTCTCAATGGCTTCAAACAACCATATCAg ATTTGGATGAGAAATTGGAAGCCATGATGACCATTTTAGAGGGTGGCAGCAACTCTCCAAACCACGAACACAGAGATTATAAATGGAGAGAAGACTTCATGTGCATGCTTGAAGAATTTGGCCAGTCTTACCGCGCTTTAGCAATAGCACATAACCAACTCAAGTGCAAAATATCTGATG AGCTTGAAGGTAGAGACACTGAAACAGAAGAAGGAATGACTGATCTCTCTATCAATAGAAATGATTCTATGAAGATTGGTGATTCGGAAATAAACCTCGAAGATCCATCAATGGTGGAATTTAAATGCGACAATAAGTGGTCGGCAATGGAGTTTCAAATTGCGAAGCTTACAAAAGATAATGTGAACCAATTTATAGAGTTGGCCAGAAGAAATGACGAAAAGAGAGAAACCATAAGAAGGCTTCACTTGGAGGTGGAAGATTTGAAGCGTAAGAACAGGGTCCTGCTGTTTTCTTCAAGGTACTCCAATGCTAATTTAGAACGCCATGAAGCGTGGATATCAAACCCAGGAGGAAGTAACATAGGCAAACTCTTCAGAGGTTGCTCTCCATGA
- the LOC107494364 gene encoding probable polyribonucleotide nucleotidyltransferase 1, chloroplastic isoform X1 has protein sequence MLACPSTNTFHGGATLHHHHHHRRSQPPCWFLPFRPHFGFAKEGKCRSRSLSLLFSGNNNRNGFAVRASTEPSDDKNSDGATHIAPQPYSVKIPVGDRHILVETGHIGRQASASVTVTDGETIVYTSICLDDAASEPSDFFPLSVNYQERFSAAGRTSGGFFKREGKAKDHEVLTCRLIDRPLRPTMPKGFYHETQILSWVLSYDGLHSPDSLAVTAAGIAVALSEVPVSEVVAGVRVGLVGDKYIVNPTTEEMEKSELDLVLAGTDSAILMIEGYSNLLPEEKLLKAVEVGQDAVRAICKEVEALVKKCGKPKMFDAIKLPPPELYKYVEEIAGDELLKVLQIRNKIPRRKAISALEDKVLKILTENGFVSNDPTLRSNAETIAEILEEEDEDEEVIVDGEVDEGDVHIKPTSPRPTQLFAEVDVKLVFKEVSSKFLRKRIVEGGRRSDGRTPNGIRPINARCGLLPRAHGSALFTRGETQSVAVVTLGDKQMAQRIDNLIDVEEYKRFYLQYSFPPSSVGEVGRIGAPSRREIGHGMLAERSLEPILPPEDDFPYTIRVESTITESNGSSSMASVCGGCLALQDAGVPIKCSIAGIAMGLVLDTKEFGGDGTPLILSDITGSEDASGDMDFKVAGNEDGITAFQMDIKVGGITLPIMREALLQAREGRKHILGEMMKCSPPPAKILSKHAPLIHIMKVQPERINLIIGSGGKKVRSLIEESGVEAIDTEDDGTVKITAKDLSSLERSKAMISSLTMVPTIGDIYRNCEIKSIVPYGAFVEIAPGREGLCHVSELSSGWLAKPEDAFQVGDRIDVKLIEINDKGHLRLSHRAMLPATESENSNSQPTSELPIDTAELQKSTDKGSSKKVNSLAKDGLAEGKSKQPRDKIGKVRVSSKRSSEDDSVIPSKKFIRKLVSPSEDKPSMNKDDVKRSNNEAFGSVSGKDENSLVSGEA, from the exons ATGTTAGCATGCCCTAGCACTAACACCTTCCATGGTGGAGCCAcgctccaccaccaccaccaccaccgccgTTCTCAGCCTCCTTGCTGGTTCCTCCCTTTCCGACCTCACTTTGGCTTTGCTAAGGAAGGAAAATGCCGCTCCCGCTCTCTCTCCCTCCTGTTCTCCGGCAACAACAACCGTAACGGCTTTGCTGTCAGAGCTTCCACGGAACCGTCGGACGATAAGAACAGCGATGGCGCCACACACATTGCGCCGCAACCGTACTCCGTGAAGATTCCTGTTGGCGATAGACAT ATTTTGGTTGAGACTGGTCATATAGGAAGACAAGCCAGTGCGTCAGTTACAGTTACAGATGGCGAGACA ATTGTGTATACTTCTATATGTTTGGATGATGCTGCTAGTGAGCCATCtgatttttttcctctttctgTGAATTATCAAGAGCGTTTTTCAGCAGCTGGTCGCACTAG TGGAGGGTTTTTCAAGCGAGAAGGAAAGGCAAAAGATCATGAG GTTCTTACTTGTAGATTGATAGATAGGCCTCTTCGTCCTACAATGCCTAAGGGCTTCTACCATGAAACTCAAATACTGTCTTGG GTTTTAAGCTATGACGGATTGCATTCCCCTGATTCCTTGGCGGTCACTGCTGCTGGTATAGCAGT TGCACTTTCAGAAGTTCCAGTATCAGAAGTAGTTGCTGGAGTTCGAGTTGGCCTTGTTGGTGATAAGTATATAGTAAATCCTACAACCGAGGAGATGGAAAAGTCTGAGTTGGACCTTGTGCTGGCTGGAACAGATAGTGCAATATTGATGATTGAG GGCTATAGCAATTTGCTTCCAGAAGAGAAGTTACTTAAAGCTGTAGAAGTTGGTCAG GATGCAGTGCGAGCAATCTGTAAGGAAGTAGAAGCTTTGGTTAAGAAGTGTGGGAAACCAAAGATGTTTGACGCAATCAAGCTACCTCCTCCTGAGCTTTATAAATATGTTGAA GAAATTGCTGGTGATGAGTTGCTAAAAGTTCTTcaaattagaaacaaaatacCAAGAAGGAAAGCCATTTCAGCATTAGAAGACAAGGTTCTGAAGATACTTACAGAAAATGGGTTTGTCAGTAATGACCCAACATTAAGGAGTAATGCTGAAACTATCGCGGAGATTCTtgaggaggaggatgaagatgAGGAAGTGATTGTTGATGGTGAAGTTGATGAAGGTGATGTTCATATAAAGCCAACTTCACCCAGACCAACTCAATTG TTTGCTGAGGTAGATGTAAAGTTGGTATTTAAAGAAGTTTCATCCAAGTTTTTGAGGAAGCGCATTGTAGAG GGGGGAAGACGGAGTGATGGGCGAACACCAAATGGAATACGTCCAATCAATGCAAGATGTGGGCTACTACCTAGAGCACATGGAAGTGCTCTTTTTACAAGAGGCGAAACACAG TCAGTCGCTGTTGTTACTCTTGGAGATAAGCAAATGGCGCAAAGAATAGACAATCTTATAGATGTTGAAGAATACAAGAGGTTCTATCTTCAG TATTCATTTCCTCCTTCAAGTGTTGGGGAAGTTGGCCGAATTGGTGCAccaagtagaagagaaattggACACGGGATGCTTGCAGAGAGATCACTTGAACCAATTTTGCCTCCAGAGGATGATTTCCCTTACACTATACGTGTTGAGAGTACTATCACAGAAAGCAATGGCTCATCAAG CATGGCTTCTGTCTGTGGGGGTTGCTTAGCATTGCAAGATGCTGGGGTTCCTATTAAGTGCTCTATTGCTGGCATTGCCATGGGTTTGGTACTGGACACCAAGGAATTTGGTGGTGATGGAACTCCACTGATTCTGTCCGACATAACTGGATCTGAAGATGCTTCCGGAGATATGGATTTCAAG GTTGCTGGAAACGAAGATGGTATAACTGCATTTCAGATGGACATTAAG GTAGGAGGAATTACTTTGCCCATCATGAGAGAGGCACTCCTACAGGCTAGAGAGGGCAGGAAGCATATACTTG GGGAAATGATGAAATGCTCACCCCCTCCAGCAAAAATTCTTTCCAAGCACGCACCATTAATTCACATAATGAAG GTCCAACCTGAGAGAATAAATCTAATAATTGGTTCTGGTGGAAAAAAAGTGAGGAGCCTTATTGAAGAATCTGGAGTAGAGGCTATTGATACAGAAGATGATGGCACT GTGAAAATAACTGCAAAAGATTTGTCTAGTTTGGAGAGGTCTAAAGCGATGATTAGTAGTTTGACAATGGTTCCAACTATTGGTGATATATATAG GAACTGCGAAATTAAGTCCATAGTTCCATATGGAGCTTTTGTAGAGATAGCACCTGGACGAGAG GGACTGTGCCATGTTAGCGAACTTAGTTCAGGTTGGCTAGCCAAGCCAGAAGAT GCTTTCCAAGTGGGAGACCGCATTGATGTAAAGCTTATAGAG ATAAATGATAAGGGACATCTGCGACTTAGCCACCGAGCAATGCTTCCTGCTACAGAATCAGAAAATTCAAATAGTCAGCCTACTAGTGAACTCCCCATAGAtactgcagaattacaaaaatcAACTGACAAGGGTTCGTCAAAAAAAGTTAATAGCCTGGCAAAAGATGGTTTAGCCGAAGGGAAGAGTAAGCAGCCTAGGGATAAGATTGGCAAAGTCAGAGTCTCATCTAAAAGGAGTTCAGAGGACGATTCTGTAATTCCCTCAAAAAAGTTTATCAGGAAATTGGTTAGCCCTTCCGAGGATAAGCCTTCCATGAACAAAGACGATGTAAAGAGGAGTAACAATGAAGCATTTGGTAGTGTCTctggcaaagatgaaaatagtTTGGTTAGTGGAGAGGCATGA
- the LOC107494364 gene encoding probable polyribonucleotide nucleotidyltransferase 1, chloroplastic isoform X3 encodes MLACPSTNTFHGGATLHHHHHHRRSQPPCWFLPFRPHFGFAKEGKCRSRSLSLLFSGNNNRNGFAVRASTEPSDDKNSDGATHIAPQPYSVKIPVGDRHILVETGHIGRQASASVTVTDGETIVYTSICLDDAASEPSDFFPLSVNYQERFSAAGRTSGGFFKREGKAKDHEVLTCRLIDRPLRPTMPKGFYHETQILSWVLSYDGLHSPDSLAVTAAGIAVALSEVPVSEVVAGVRVGLVGDKYIVNPTTEEMEKSELDLVLAGTDSAILMIEGYSNLLPEEKLLKAVEVGQDAVRAICKEVEALVKKCGKPKMFDAIKLPPPELYKYVEEIAGDELLKVLQIRNKIPRRKAISALEDKVLKILTENGFVSNDPTLRSNAETIAEILEEEDEDEEVIVDGEVDEGDVHIKPTSPRPTQLFAEVDVKLVFKEVSSKFLRKRIVEGGRRSDGRTPNGIRPINARCGLLPRAHGSALFTRGETQSVAVVTLGDKQMAQRIDNLIDVEEYKRFYLQYSFPPSSVGEVGRIGAPSRREIGHGMLAERSLEPILPPEDDFPYTIRVESTITESNGSSSMASVCGGCLALQDAGVPIKCSIAGIAMGLVLDTKEFGGDGTPLILSDITGSEDASGDMDFKVAGNEDGITAFQMDIKVGGITLPIMREALLQAREGRKHILGEMMKCSPPPAKILSKHAPLIHIMKVQPERINLIIGSGGKKVRSLIEESGVEAIDTEDDGTVKITAKDLSSLERSKAMISSLTMVPTIGDIYRNCEIKSIVPYGAFVEIAPGREGLCHSQMSTIQC; translated from the exons ATGTTAGCATGCCCTAGCACTAACACCTTCCATGGTGGAGCCAcgctccaccaccaccaccaccaccgccgTTCTCAGCCTCCTTGCTGGTTCCTCCCTTTCCGACCTCACTTTGGCTTTGCTAAGGAAGGAAAATGCCGCTCCCGCTCTCTCTCCCTCCTGTTCTCCGGCAACAACAACCGTAACGGCTTTGCTGTCAGAGCTTCCACGGAACCGTCGGACGATAAGAACAGCGATGGCGCCACACACATTGCGCCGCAACCGTACTCCGTGAAGATTCCTGTTGGCGATAGACAT ATTTTGGTTGAGACTGGTCATATAGGAAGACAAGCCAGTGCGTCAGTTACAGTTACAGATGGCGAGACA ATTGTGTATACTTCTATATGTTTGGATGATGCTGCTAGTGAGCCATCtgatttttttcctctttctgTGAATTATCAAGAGCGTTTTTCAGCAGCTGGTCGCACTAG TGGAGGGTTTTTCAAGCGAGAAGGAAAGGCAAAAGATCATGAG GTTCTTACTTGTAGATTGATAGATAGGCCTCTTCGTCCTACAATGCCTAAGGGCTTCTACCATGAAACTCAAATACTGTCTTGG GTTTTAAGCTATGACGGATTGCATTCCCCTGATTCCTTGGCGGTCACTGCTGCTGGTATAGCAGT TGCACTTTCAGAAGTTCCAGTATCAGAAGTAGTTGCTGGAGTTCGAGTTGGCCTTGTTGGTGATAAGTATATAGTAAATCCTACAACCGAGGAGATGGAAAAGTCTGAGTTGGACCTTGTGCTGGCTGGAACAGATAGTGCAATATTGATGATTGAG GGCTATAGCAATTTGCTTCCAGAAGAGAAGTTACTTAAAGCTGTAGAAGTTGGTCAG GATGCAGTGCGAGCAATCTGTAAGGAAGTAGAAGCTTTGGTTAAGAAGTGTGGGAAACCAAAGATGTTTGACGCAATCAAGCTACCTCCTCCTGAGCTTTATAAATATGTTGAA GAAATTGCTGGTGATGAGTTGCTAAAAGTTCTTcaaattagaaacaaaatacCAAGAAGGAAAGCCATTTCAGCATTAGAAGACAAGGTTCTGAAGATACTTACAGAAAATGGGTTTGTCAGTAATGACCCAACATTAAGGAGTAATGCTGAAACTATCGCGGAGATTCTtgaggaggaggatgaagatgAGGAAGTGATTGTTGATGGTGAAGTTGATGAAGGTGATGTTCATATAAAGCCAACTTCACCCAGACCAACTCAATTG TTTGCTGAGGTAGATGTAAAGTTGGTATTTAAAGAAGTTTCATCCAAGTTTTTGAGGAAGCGCATTGTAGAG GGGGGAAGACGGAGTGATGGGCGAACACCAAATGGAATACGTCCAATCAATGCAAGATGTGGGCTACTACCTAGAGCACATGGAAGTGCTCTTTTTACAAGAGGCGAAACACAG TCAGTCGCTGTTGTTACTCTTGGAGATAAGCAAATGGCGCAAAGAATAGACAATCTTATAGATGTTGAAGAATACAAGAGGTTCTATCTTCAG TATTCATTTCCTCCTTCAAGTGTTGGGGAAGTTGGCCGAATTGGTGCAccaagtagaagagaaattggACACGGGATGCTTGCAGAGAGATCACTTGAACCAATTTTGCCTCCAGAGGATGATTTCCCTTACACTATACGTGTTGAGAGTACTATCACAGAAAGCAATGGCTCATCAAG CATGGCTTCTGTCTGTGGGGGTTGCTTAGCATTGCAAGATGCTGGGGTTCCTATTAAGTGCTCTATTGCTGGCATTGCCATGGGTTTGGTACTGGACACCAAGGAATTTGGTGGTGATGGAACTCCACTGATTCTGTCCGACATAACTGGATCTGAAGATGCTTCCGGAGATATGGATTTCAAG GTTGCTGGAAACGAAGATGGTATAACTGCATTTCAGATGGACATTAAG GTAGGAGGAATTACTTTGCCCATCATGAGAGAGGCACTCCTACAGGCTAGAGAGGGCAGGAAGCATATACTTG GGGAAATGATGAAATGCTCACCCCCTCCAGCAAAAATTCTTTCCAAGCACGCACCATTAATTCACATAATGAAG GTCCAACCTGAGAGAATAAATCTAATAATTGGTTCTGGTGGAAAAAAAGTGAGGAGCCTTATTGAAGAATCTGGAGTAGAGGCTATTGATACAGAAGATGATGGCACT GTGAAAATAACTGCAAAAGATTTGTCTAGTTTGGAGAGGTCTAAAGCGATGATTAGTAGTTTGACAATGGTTCCAACTATTGGTGATATATATAG GAACTGCGAAATTAAGTCCATAGTTCCATATGGAGCTTTTGTAGAGATAGCACCTGGACGAGAG